The Urbifossiella limnaea genome has a window encoding:
- a CDS encoding ATP-dependent Clp protease adaptor ClpS, with amino-acid sequence MSFPRYKVFLHRPADRGLMAVVRAVVDLTRFAAAEAEFRMWEAFHRGRAVVLVTHLERAELYVEQFAARGLPASIEPA; translated from the coding sequence ATGTCGTTCCCCCGCTACAAGGTCTTCCTCCACCGCCCCGCCGACCGCGGCCTCATGGCCGTCGTGCGGGCCGTCGTGGACCTCACGCGGTTCGCCGCCGCCGAGGCCGAGTTCCGCATGTGGGAGGCGTTCCACCGCGGCCGGGCCGTCGTGCTCGTCACGCACCTGGAGCGGGCCGAGCTGTACGTCGAGCAGTTCGCCGCCCGCGGCCTGCCGGCGAGCATCGAGCCGGCGTGA
- a CDS encoding amino acid transporter encodes MPAPETPAAEPEPPSTDAAPAPLRRSRFRTAWPWVLCVVALDYLSSLAYQPSVAFASAGRLAPVATLGVVLVTLFGALPLYCYLAGRSPHGSGSVGLLERLVPGWHGKLLVLVVLGFAATDLIFTRTFSAADAAEHLLHNPIPQWQAGVRVVGEACGALAGALPDQVSEHARGLKNPRVVITLLILVLGFGAARVFRRGVTRGLVRMAVAGVVAYLTVTGIVVGYGVAYLVNHPELVEAWWAAVEGGAWKPGDAAGPAVGWLPLVLASAALFPRLALGLSGYELALTSMPLVRGGGTDTTENPRGRVRNTRVLLAVAAIVMSALLLASTLVTTVLVPADALFTDGRAANRALAYLAHGQPLAAGLSPTAVIPFAGPWLGAAYDLAAVAVLTLAGIVVMVGMRHLIPPYLYRLGMDWKWSQRWGVLAVLFGLVKVGVTFAYDADPEAQRGAYLTGVLSVFTAASVAAVLDVWKKRAGRFVLFRVSPVFLTGLAAFAGSLAVVVWQQPGGLKMSLWFVGLTLLVSVVTRFFRTTELRFRGFEFADAESQRLWQDVVAHDFPVIVPVRSMDMGGDVAGKEAEIRRFHRLPPGMPILFLQAELADPSDFYHEPRMRVTRENGRVVAQVSRCASIPHVIAAAALDAAKCGVVPELHFGWSAENPLTANLHFVLFGHGNVPWMVYELIRAADFPADRKPRVLVG; translated from the coding sequence ATGCCCGCCCCGGAGACGCCGGCCGCCGAGCCGGAACCCCCAAGTACCGACGCGGCCCCGGCGCCACTCCGCCGCAGCCGCTTCCGCACCGCCTGGCCCTGGGTTCTCTGCGTCGTCGCCCTCGACTACCTCTCCAGCCTCGCGTACCAGCCGTCGGTCGCGTTCGCCTCGGCCGGCCGCCTCGCCCCCGTCGCCACGCTCGGCGTCGTTCTCGTCACGCTGTTCGGCGCCCTGCCGCTGTACTGCTACCTCGCCGGCCGCTCGCCGCACGGGTCCGGCTCCGTCGGCCTGCTCGAACGCCTCGTCCCCGGCTGGCACGGCAAGTTGCTGGTGCTGGTCGTGCTCGGGTTCGCGGCGACGGACCTGATCTTCACCCGCACGTTCTCCGCGGCCGACGCCGCCGAGCACCTGCTGCACAACCCCATCCCGCAGTGGCAGGCCGGCGTGCGTGTCGTGGGCGAGGCCTGCGGGGCGCTCGCCGGGGCGCTGCCGGACCAGGTGAGCGAACACGCCCGCGGGCTGAAGAACCCGCGCGTCGTCATCACGCTGCTGATCCTCGTCCTCGGCTTCGGCGCGGCCCGCGTTTTCCGCCGCGGCGTCACCCGCGGGCTCGTCCGCATGGCGGTCGCCGGCGTCGTCGCGTACCTGACGGTGACCGGCATCGTGGTCGGCTACGGCGTCGCGTATCTGGTGAATCACCCGGAGCTGGTCGAAGCGTGGTGGGCCGCCGTGGAAGGCGGCGCGTGGAAGCCCGGCGACGCGGCCGGCCCCGCGGTCGGGTGGCTGCCGCTGGTGCTGGCGTCGGCGGCGCTGTTCCCGCGGCTGGCGCTCGGCCTCAGCGGGTACGAGCTGGCGCTCACGTCGATGCCGCTCGTCCGCGGCGGCGGCACCGACACCACCGAGAACCCGCGCGGCCGCGTCCGCAACACGCGCGTCCTGCTGGCCGTCGCCGCGATCGTGATGTCCGCCCTGCTGTTGGCCTCGACGCTCGTCACGACGGTACTCGTCCCCGCCGACGCGCTCTTCACCGACGGCCGCGCCGCGAACCGGGCGCTGGCGTACCTGGCGCACGGCCAGCCGCTCGCCGCCGGCCTCTCGCCGACGGCCGTGATCCCGTTCGCCGGCCCGTGGCTCGGCGCCGCCTACGACCTGGCCGCGGTCGCGGTGCTGACGCTCGCCGGCATCGTGGTGATGGTCGGCATGCGGCACCTCATCCCGCCGTACCTGTACCGCCTCGGCATGGACTGGAAGTGGTCGCAGCGGTGGGGCGTGCTCGCGGTCCTGTTCGGGCTGGTGAAGGTCGGCGTCACCTTCGCCTACGACGCCGACCCGGAGGCGCAGCGCGGCGCGTACCTCACCGGCGTGCTGAGCGTGTTCACGGCCGCGAGCGTCGCCGCCGTCCTCGACGTGTGGAAGAAGCGGGCCGGGCGGTTCGTGCTGTTCCGCGTTTCGCCGGTGTTCCTGACCGGGCTCGCGGCGTTCGCCGGCAGCCTCGCGGTGGTGGTGTGGCAGCAGCCGGGCGGGCTGAAGATGTCGCTGTGGTTCGTCGGGCTGACGCTGCTGGTGTCGGTCGTCACGCGGTTCTTCCGCACGACCGAGCTGCGGTTTCGCGGGTTCGAGTTCGCCGACGCCGAGTCGCAGCGGCTGTGGCAGGACGTGGTGGCGCACGACTTCCCGGTGATCGTGCCGGTGCGGTCGATGGACATGGGCGGCGACGTGGCCGGGAAGGAGGCCGAGATCCGCCGCTTCCACCGGCTGCCGCCCGGGATGCCGATCCTGTTCCTGCAGGCCGAACTGGCCGACCCGAGCGACTTCTACCACGAGCCGCGGATGCGGGTGACGCGCGAGAACGGCCGGGTGGTGGCGCAGGTGAGCCGGTGCGCGTCGATCCCGCACGTGATCGCCGCGGCGGCGCTGGACGCGGCGAAGTGCGGGGTGGTGCCGGAGCTGCACTTCGGGTGGTCGGCGGAGAACCCGCTGACGGCGAACCTGCACTTCGTGCTGTTCGGGCACGGGAACGTGCCGTGGATGGTGTACGAGCTGATCCGCGCCGCCGACTTCCCCGCCGACCGCAAGCCGCGCGTGCTCGTGGGGTAG
- a CDS encoding VCBS repeat-containing protein: MSNATTLKLEGLEARECPAVVFQIDYSFDTNGFFNDPGRRAVLQSAADAIGAHLDANLPALVPGGGNTWAARFFNPATGGEVQIPNLAVGANTIVIYAGGRNLEGAEAGEGGYGGYSAGGSQAWFDSIRGRAGFGLWGGALSFDTVGTNWYFGGGISGIGANQLDFYSTAVHELTHVLGIGTSPQWNSLTAGGAFVGPTATAVLGGPVPLSADGDHWAEGITVRGDVVSMDPYASLGRRVELSALDFAGLKDLGWTVSDVAGVPGAASSFTPPVSVGGGGTPVVLTGATDGTAQIYTLNSDDTLVAAGAPSTPFGGWTGVIRSVVGDFNGDGTKDYAFATGAGTAGTVRVYDGKTGADLVGRTTVLDGFAGGLFLAAGDVDRDGRDELALSADAGGGTRVVLFRVYGGRLTVAADFLAFGDASFRGGSRVAMADVNRDGAADLVVGAGLGGGPRVAVYDGAALAAGKADRLVPDFFALDSSLRSGVYVAAADVDGDGSADVIYSTGNTGGPRVRIVSGAVLVANPGADMAALPALADFFTWDQNDRAGIRVAAKDVDGDGRAELIVGSGNTNSAMVRVIPFSEMNTPTTKLTNPFGNPATIDGVYVG, translated from the coding sequence ATGAGCAACGCCACGACGCTGAAGCTGGAAGGCCTCGAAGCCCGCGAGTGCCCGGCCGTCGTCTTCCAGATCGACTACTCGTTCGACACCAACGGGTTCTTCAACGACCCGGGCCGCCGGGCCGTTCTCCAGTCGGCCGCCGACGCCATCGGCGCCCACCTCGACGCCAACCTCCCCGCCCTCGTCCCCGGCGGCGGCAACACCTGGGCCGCCCGCTTCTTCAACCCCGCGACCGGCGGCGAAGTTCAAATCCCGAACCTGGCCGTCGGCGCGAACACGATCGTCATCTACGCCGGCGGCCGCAACCTCGAAGGTGCCGAGGCCGGCGAGGGCGGCTACGGCGGGTACTCGGCCGGCGGCTCGCAGGCGTGGTTCGACAGCATCCGCGGCCGCGCCGGCTTCGGCCTCTGGGGCGGCGCGCTGTCCTTCGACACGGTCGGCACCAACTGGTACTTCGGCGGCGGCATCAGCGGCATCGGCGCCAACCAGCTGGACTTCTACAGCACGGCCGTCCACGAGCTGACGCACGTCCTCGGCATCGGCACCAGCCCGCAGTGGAACAGCCTCACCGCGGGCGGCGCGTTCGTCGGCCCCACGGCCACGGCCGTCCTCGGCGGCCCGGTGCCGCTGAGCGCCGACGGCGACCACTGGGCCGAGGGGATCACCGTCCGCGGCGACGTCGTCTCGATGGACCCCTACGCCAGCCTCGGCCGGCGGGTGGAACTGTCCGCGCTCGACTTCGCCGGCCTCAAAGACCTCGGCTGGACGGTCTCCGACGTGGCCGGGGTGCCGGGCGCGGCGTCGTCGTTCACCCCGCCGGTGTCCGTGGGCGGCGGCGGCACCCCGGTCGTGCTGACGGGGGCGACCGACGGCACGGCGCAGATTTACACCCTAAACTCGGACGACACGCTGGTCGCGGCCGGGGCCCCGTCCACGCCGTTCGGCGGGTGGACGGGCGTCATCCGCTCGGTGGTCGGCGACTTCAACGGCGACGGCACGAAGGACTACGCCTTCGCCACCGGCGCGGGCACGGCCGGCACCGTCCGCGTCTACGACGGCAAGACCGGGGCCGACCTGGTGGGCCGCACGACGGTCCTCGACGGCTTCGCCGGCGGGCTGTTCCTGGCGGCCGGCGACGTGGACCGCGACGGCCGCGACGAGCTGGCCTTGTCGGCCGACGCCGGCGGCGGCACCCGCGTCGTGCTGTTCCGCGTCTACGGCGGCCGGCTGACGGTGGCCGCCGACTTCCTGGCGTTCGGCGACGCCAGCTTCCGCGGCGGCAGCCGGGTGGCGATGGCCGACGTCAACCGCGACGGCGCCGCCGACCTGGTGGTCGGGGCCGGCCTCGGCGGCGGCCCGCGGGTGGCGGTGTACGACGGCGCGGCGCTGGCCGCGGGCAAGGCCGACCGGCTGGTGCCCGACTTCTTCGCGCTGGACTCGTCACTCCGCAGCGGCGTGTACGTGGCGGCCGCGGACGTGGACGGCGACGGCAGTGCCGACGTGATCTACAGCACCGGCAACACCGGCGGCCCGCGGGTCCGCATCGTCAGCGGGGCGGTGCTGGTGGCCAACCCGGGGGCGGACATGGCGGCGCTGCCGGCGCTGGCCGACTTCTTCACCTGGGACCAGAACGACCGGGCCGGCATCCGCGTGGCCGCGAAGGACGTGGACGGCGACGGCCGGGCCGAGCTGATCGTCGGCAGCGGCAACACGAACAGTGCGATGGTGCGGGTGATCCCGTTCAGCGAGATGAACACGCCGACGACGAAGCTGACGAACCCGTTCGGTAACCCGGCCACGATCGACGGCGTGTACGTGGGCTGA
- a CDS encoding alpha/beta hydrolase family esterase, with the protein MTRPLFALALLAVGFANAPAQVPVAGTTRVEWTVGGVKREALVAAPAAAKASPSPLVFAFHGHGGSMTNVARAHAFHKHWPEAVCVYPQGLPTPSKLVDPDGKKAGWQHTAGEQAGRDLAFFDAMLKTIKADYKIDEKRVFVTGHSNGGRFTHLLMAERGDGFAAFAPSASIAAGLVKGYKAKPYLHVAGETDQLVPFAAQQRTIAAVKALNGCAAEGKDWAKAGVVTGVRYESKGGTPVVTLTYPGDHAFPAADAVPLVVRFFQENPGK; encoded by the coding sequence GTGACCCGCCCCCTGTTCGCGCTCGCGCTGCTGGCCGTCGGCTTCGCCAACGCCCCCGCGCAGGTGCCCGTGGCCGGCACCACCCGCGTCGAGTGGACCGTCGGCGGGGTGAAGCGGGAGGCGCTCGTCGCCGCGCCGGCGGCCGCGAAGGCGAGCCCGAGCCCGCTGGTGTTCGCGTTCCACGGCCACGGCGGCAGCATGACGAACGTCGCCCGCGCCCACGCCTTCCACAAGCACTGGCCCGAGGCGGTGTGCGTCTACCCGCAGGGGCTGCCGACGCCGAGCAAGCTGGTGGACCCCGACGGCAAGAAGGCCGGCTGGCAGCACACCGCCGGCGAGCAGGCCGGCCGCGACCTCGCCTTCTTCGACGCCATGCTCAAGACCATCAAGGCCGACTACAAGATCGACGAGAAGCGCGTCTTCGTGACGGGCCACTCGAACGGCGGCCGGTTCACGCACCTGCTGATGGCCGAGCGCGGCGACGGGTTCGCGGCGTTCGCGCCGTCGGCCAGCATCGCCGCGGGGCTGGTGAAGGGGTACAAGGCGAAGCCGTACTTGCACGTCGCCGGCGAGACGGACCAGCTGGTGCCGTTCGCGGCGCAGCAGCGGACGATCGCCGCGGTGAAGGCGCTGAACGGATGTGCGGCCGAGGGGAAGGACTGGGCGAAGGCCGGGGTGGTGACGGGGGTGCGCTACGAGTCGAAGGGCGGCACCCCGGTGGTGACGCTGACGTACCCCGGCGACCACGCCTTCCCGGCCGCCGACGCGGTGCCGCTGGTCGTGCGGTTCTTCCAGGAGAACCCGGGGAAGTGA
- a CDS encoding ribonuclease HI family protein, producing MDATIHIDGGARGNPGPAAYAVVLERPGQPAVEESGTLGTATNNVAEYTALVSALHLATELGLKTLDIFSDSELLVKQMASEYRVKHPDLQPLHKKASELRKGFAEVRITHVRREQNKRADALYNEALDGKKKAGAAPASPKAPAKAVADDRVRADALEVLRSAARAWADGATVPPEAVWEQLWSVLEDGGVLRKK from the coding sequence ATGGACGCGACCATTCACATCGACGGCGGCGCCCGCGGCAACCCCGGCCCGGCGGCGTACGCCGTCGTGCTGGAACGGCCGGGCCAGCCGGCCGTCGAGGAGAGCGGCACCCTCGGCACCGCCACGAACAACGTCGCCGAGTACACGGCGCTCGTGAGCGCCCTCCACCTCGCCACCGAACTCGGCTTGAAGACGCTCGACATCTTCAGCGACAGCGAGCTGCTGGTGAAGCAGATGGCCAGCGAGTACCGCGTGAAGCACCCGGACCTGCAGCCGCTGCACAAGAAGGCGAGCGAGCTGCGGAAGGGGTTCGCGGAAGTGCGGATCACGCACGTGCGGCGCGAGCAGAACAAGCGCGCCGACGCACTCTACAACGAGGCGCTCGACGGCAAGAAGAAGGCGGGCGCGGCCCCGGCGAGCCCGAAGGCGCCGGCGAAGGCGGTGGCCGACGACCGCGTGCGGGCCGACGCGCTGGAGGTGCTCCGCTCGGCGGCGCGGGCGTGGGCCGACGGCGCGACGGTGCCGCCGGAGGCGGTGTGGGAGCAGCTGTGGTCGGTGCTGGAAGACGGCGGCGTGCTGCGGAAGAAGTGA
- the tsaB gene encoding tRNA (adenosine(37)-N6)-threonylcarbamoyltransferase complex dimerization subunit type 1 TsaB, with product MGEHWLVIDTASRTGRLGLVRDGTVVGAAALDAARRHARDLTPAAAALLDAAGVKPAGLTGVVVSVGPGSFTGLRVGIMAAKALSYATGCALVAVPTFAAIANRAPAEAANLWVIADALQGQAYLQRYRGGEAVEPLRIVTAAEVLPAAPADVWFSGPGVATFEPLLADRSAAAEREPSVESLYAASRGIAPLTRAEMFELEPLYLRGSSAEEAAKKQAHEGGSP from the coding sequence ATGGGCGAGCACTGGCTGGTGATCGACACCGCCTCCCGGACCGGCCGGCTCGGGCTGGTGCGCGACGGCACCGTGGTCGGCGCCGCGGCGCTGGACGCCGCCCGCCGCCACGCCCGCGACCTGACGCCGGCGGCTGCGGCGCTGCTCGACGCGGCCGGGGTGAAACCCGCGGGCCTGACCGGGGTAGTGGTGAGTGTCGGCCCCGGCAGCTTCACCGGGCTGCGCGTCGGCATCATGGCCGCGAAGGCGTTGAGCTACGCCACCGGCTGCGCCCTCGTCGCGGTGCCCACGTTTGCCGCGATCGCCAACCGCGCCCCGGCTGAAGCCGCGAACCTGTGGGTGATCGCCGACGCGCTCCAGGGGCAGGCGTACTTGCAGCGCTACCGCGGGGGCGAAGCCGTGGAGCCGCTGCGGATCGTAACCGCGGCCGAGGTGCTGCCGGCGGCGCCGGCGGACGTGTGGTTCAGCGGACCCGGCGTCGCCACGTTCGAGCCCCTGCTCGCCGACCGGTCTGCGGCGGCCGAGCGCGAGCCGAGCGTGGAGTCGCTGTATGCCGCGAGTCGCGGGATCGCCCCGCTGACCCGAGCCGAGATGTTCGAGCTGGAGCCGCTGTACCTCCGCGGCAGCTCGGCCGAGGAGGCGGCGAAGAAGCAGGCCCACGAAGGAGGCTCGCCGTGA